A single window of Nicotiana sylvestris chromosome 5, ASM39365v2, whole genome shotgun sequence DNA harbors:
- the LOC104211916 gene encoding uncharacterized protein yields MARFVPVKFKRVAAAFDEVAKARLCESSGSEYSPAAAAAASLTDLSGLVNSFLERGEEEIIISDENEKLEEINGNGENCFDELEIKEKLMNLLGIEENSSDDLNKSISVAVENVLLEENDRSSPEFKRRLMTRLRDRGFDAGLCKSKWEKSGNRTSGSYEYIDINMANNRYIIEISLAEEFEIARPTACYTSLLEIYPQIFVGKIEELKQIVKIMSRAMKKSMKKMDIYVPPWRRLAYMQAKWFGSYKRTINEFKSNDNYQKNSFNYSSNYSKKRAVGFVPMPTISFYCRENIIGSNKGIKIGNLAAALNG; encoded by the exons ATGGCGAGATTCGTGCCGGTGAAGTTTAAGAGAGTAGCGGCGGCGTTTGATGAGGTGGCAAAAGCAAGGCTCTGCGAAAGCAGCGGCAGCGAATACTCTCCGGCGGCAGCGGCAGCGGCGAGCTTGACGGATTTATCGGGACTCGTGAATTCGTTTTTAGAAAGAGGCGAAGAAGAGATAATTATTAGTGATGAGAATGAGAAATTAGAAGAGATTAATGGAAATGGTGAGAATTGTTTTGATGAGTTGGAGATTAAGGAAAAATTGATGAATTTGTTAGGTATTGAAGAAAATTCAAGTGATGATTTGAATAAAAGTATTAGTGTTGCTGTGGAAAATGTATTGCTTGAAGAGAATGACCGGAGTTCGCCGGAGTTTAAACGGCGGTTGATGACTCGATTACGTGATCGAGGTTTTGATGCTG GTCTCTGCAAATCAAAGTGGGAAAAATCTGGAAATCGTACATCAGGAAGTTACGAGTACATCGACATTAATATGGCCAATAATCGCTACATAATCGAGATTTCATTAGCCGAAGAATTCGAAATAGCTCGACCAACGGCATGTTACACGTCATTACTCGAAATTTATCCTCAAATATTTGTGGGAAAAATAGAAGAATTGAAGCAAATAGTGAAAATAATGAGTAGAGCCATGAAAAAATCTATGAAAAAAATGGATATTTATGTTCCACCATGGAGAAGACTTGCTTATATGCAAGCTAAATGGTTTGGATCTTATAAGAGAACAATTAATGAGTTTAAATCAAATGATAATTATCAGAAGAATAGTTTTAATTATTCTTCTAATTATTCAAAGAAGAGAGCTGTTGGATTTGTGCCAATGCCAACAATTTCTTTCTATTGCAGAGAGAATATTATTGGTTCTAATAAGGGCattaaaattggaaatttggctgCAGCTTTGAATGGATGA